Within Gilvibacter sp. SZ-19, the genomic segment GATGCCTCAATTTGATACACGAATAACCGGACTATGTAGAAAAGGCCGGCAAACCAGGTGATCACAAAGATCAAGTGTAATGCTTTTATATAATTGTATTCCACGTTTACTTGTTAATCAGAGCAAGAGCTTTTGTTAACCACGCATCATCTGTGGTAAGTAATTCTTGTGTGCTCAGCATCACTCCAGGTAAATAGTCCTCTCGCGGTGTACCATCTACATGATACAAGCGTTCAAAGGTAATGTTTAATCCGTAGTTTGAATTGGGCAAATTAATCGAATAATTCGCGCCTAGAAGTCCCGCCATAGAAGTCCCGATCACAGTATTGTTACCAAAAGCATCTAAACCAATGGTCATACCTTCTCCCATACTTCCTGTCCAATAGTTCACCAGAACATAAACGGGCTTGTCATACGTTTTGCCACGGGGCTCAACCACTTCTGTCCATCGTTTATCTTCAGATACACGATAATGGGTCTGATACGGTTTAGGCTCCGCAGTGAATCTGCCTAAAATAGGCATCCCCACATTAGAATCACCTCCAGAGGGAGTGTTGCGTAGATCCAGTATAAGTGCTTTAGTGCCCATCAGCTCATCTAATGCATCATCGAAAACCTTAATTAGATCGGTATTGCCCAAGGAATTCTCCACCCGGATATAACCAATGTTATCATTCAATATCTCATGAGATAATAGCCCTGACTCATTCTTAGGGAACTCACAAACACCGAGATCTATTTGAATTGTTTCTCCATCTCTTTGGACCTCAATGATCCTTGGTTTGCGATAGTCTCCGGCCATCAACACATTTGCTGCATTGTACAGCTGTAGATCTCGGGTCTTATCACTTACAAAAAGTCCCAAGTATTTTTTGGCGGCTTCCACGGCTGGAGTGCCATTAATAGTGCGGATAATATCACCTCTAAACACCAAGGAACTAGCCTTGGAGTTTTGTCTTGTTTCCAAGACCACAATGCCGCTTCCTCCCACGGCCACTTTAAGATCCGTTCCGCTTGGTAGTAGTCGTTGACTTAAATCTGTATTGATTAATAAATGGGTATGCGGATCACCGAGTTCTCTAAGCACGGCTTCTAAGAACAAGGTATAATAATAGGGCTGAGAAACAGTGTCAGTAAGTGGTCTGTAATGTGCTTTTACCGCATCCCAGTCGGTTCCCTGGCGGTCGAAATAAGCGTAATTCTTATCGATCTCGTTCCACAGAAAATCAAAATCGGCCTTAAAATCTTGCTGCGCCTTTAGTAGAGGCGCAGCAGTTAAAAAAAGGTATAAGGTTAAAAGCTTATTCATCAGCCACAAAGAGATAGTTCAGATTTAAGCTATTGAACGCAGCATTAAAATTGGCGATCTCTTGGGTAATGAGCACATCGAACTTGTTCAACTCTTCGTTAATAAGAGCAGTAAGCTCATTTTTTACCATAATATCTTGCTCTGTCGGCGGGAAATCATCCATGCCTACCAAGGAGTTCAAGTGTGCCAATTTGTTGGTCAATTTGATCGGGAAGTTCAAAGGATCTTGCCCGGAACGGTTCTTGGTCTGATACAAGGCCTTCTCGATCTCTGAGAATTGCTCACTCAAGGTCTTGGCCTGCTCCAACAAGTCTGCAACGCGATCGTCTCCTTTGTATTGCTTTTGGAAGGCTTCCAATTGCTTGTTTACATTTCTAATCTTCTTGATAGCCTTATGCGCTTTGTCTACTGTCTCGTTAACATCGTTAATGAAGTTGAATTGAGCGCGCATTCCTGCAATGTCGGTCTCTGCGTTCTCATCTGGCAGAATATTGAAGGTTTTCACTTGACTTTCACCGTCCACACTCAAGGCAACTTTGTAAGTTCCAGGTACAGCTTTAGGTGCATTGGTACTTGCCCACCATAGGATCATTCCTTTGAGGCGTTCAGCTCCTTCTCCACGCATGTTCCAGGTAAAGAGGTTGCTGCCGTCTGAAACCTTCAATTTATTCTTTGGGTCTTTGGTCCCGTAGCTCATAATGGTATCTCCAGCTTGGGTCATATAACTCAAACGAATGTCTTTGTCTTTCGGATCTTTTACATAGAAATACGTCATTACTCCACCTGGATGGTTTGCACCTTCGGTAAGAGAACCAGCTCTTCCTCCTCCACCCATACGATAGGTATCTTTAGGTTGGAACAACATGGCATCTGCCTTGGTTGCCTTAGCAGCCTGACGTAAGAAGGTTAGATCGTCAATGATCCACAAGCTGCGCCCTTGAGTGGCTACAATAAGGTTGTCTTCTTTTAAGGCCAAATCCGTAATTGGAACAATAGGCAAGTTCAACTGGAATTCTTGCCAAGAAGCGCCATCGTTAAAAGAAACATACATCCCAGTTTCCGTACCTGCGTATAAGAGTCCTTTTTGCTTCGGATCTTCACGCAATACGCGCGTGAAATGCTCTGCAGCAATTCCGTTGGTGATCTTTTTCCAGGTCTTTCCGTAGTCGCTGGTCTTATATAAATAAGGTGCAAAATCACCCGTTTTGTACTTGGTTCCGGCTACATAACACACAGCTGGATCAAAGCGCGAAGGCTCAATGCTATTTATCATCATCCACTCCGGCATACCTTTAGGAGTTACGTTCTCCCAAGACGCTCCTCCATTGCGAGTAAGGTGTACCAAACCGTCGTCAGAGCCAACCCACATCAGACCTTCTGTAACTGGCGACTCCGCTGCAGCGAAGATGGTACAATAGTATTCTACAGAG encodes:
- a CDS encoding S41 family peptidase is translated as MNKLLTLYLFLTAAPLLKAQQDFKADFDFLWNEIDKNYAYFDRQGTDWDAVKAHYRPLTDTVSQPYYYTLFLEAVLRELGDPHTHLLINTDLSQRLLPSGTDLKVAVGGSGIVVLETRQNSKASSLVFRGDIIRTINGTPAVEAAKKYLGLFVSDKTRDLQLYNAANVLMAGDYRKPRIIEVQRDGETIQIDLGVCEFPKNESGLLSHEILNDNIGYIRVENSLGNTDLIKVFDDALDELMGTKALILDLRNTPSGGDSNVGMPILGRFTAEPKPYQTHYRVSEDKRWTEVVEPRGKTYDKPVYVLVNYWTGSMGEGMTIGLDAFGNNTVIGTSMAGLLGANYSINLPNSNYGLNITFERLYHVDGTPREDYLPGVMLSTQELLTTDDAWLTKALALINK